The sequence TTTGAAATTAATcttatatacctaggtacctacgatcGAAATCAAAGCTAAGTAGGTCCCTACCTATCCTAGTTCTAGCAAGTGGACTGGTTAGGTAACGGTAACGTATGTAATCTCGTGACAAACGTATAAAGGTCActgcatacgtaacgtgttttCTCGTCCCGGACGGGACAGGATTCCTTGAACTAAGTACTATTGGACAACTGGAACGTCCCGCCCCGTCCGTTTTCGTTATCCAATAGGAATTTGAGAAACCCTCCCGTCCCGTCCGGGACGAGAAAAAACACGTTACCTATGCCTATGACATTACTCATTAGCCATTACGCCGGGCGACTAGTAGACTCTAACTCTTTTTTACTAAATCTTATAAAGAACTACAAAAACGATGAGTTGGTATGGTTATGAAGTAACCTTTGGAAATAACTACAACTTTTTTGACCATCGTAATTCGTAGTTCAAACTAGCTACTAGCACAGCTGATTCCAGTAGGCTTAGTACGAGATTTTACAAGCGTCAAAGTCGATACAATTCAAGCGTTGAAACAAGGTCAGAGTAAAATGATTAATACCTTGATTACCGACCaccaatttttatattttcgctTGGAGCTCTGCATTGGCAGTAGATGGATTGACAAATTTGAGCTTTCAAGCGATGTAGTTAGAGTCCATCCAACACTGAAGTGTTTCGACGCTCTTTATCAACGTTGGTGACACGTAAAATCTCATACAAAACACACAGATGACTCGTGAGAATGGACAGTAAAAACAACGTGATCTGCTTGAATGGAATCAACTTTTTCATTTGCCTCGCTGCctcccatatattatgtaaaactttGATATATAAGGACTTGAAACTAATCTAattatgttataaaaataatactcaAAACCTACTGATAGTAATGTGTTTATTAACATAGCTCTATATATATACATTAATTGtaatttgaaaatagaaacatttttgtagaaaatcacaaattcaataaaaatgttgcattcaTTAAATATAATAGGCTTGGTGTCAACATTATTGCTATAATGTATCATGgactaaatttttaactgtggCATGGAAATGCCTAATAAGCCAACAAAAACATTCATTGCTCATATATACGTATCGGATCTAATATATCACAAGTAATAATGcactttacataaataaattataaaattgtcaACTTAAATGTTTGTCTTAATATTTCAATCAATATAAACAATTACAAACAATTCACTATTAAATCTGATCACATGGTCCACCTTGTGCATAGAACGCAAACTATTTCAAACTCATATTGTTTCATCATATCGTCACAGTCGTCACAATCATCACCATTTCATTGTCAATGGAAATGACACATACTtgtctatatttatatttttctttaacagAGTACATAGATAGAAATACACTTCAACATGTCCTAATACAGAAGCATTTCACATTTGTAATCGAGTGACACCAAGGGAgcgttttttttacataaacgaTGATCACTCACAAAGAATTCATGGAAAAATTTCGAGTCAACGAAACAGCCCGAGGCGGGTAGAATGGAAAACATTAGTTCACAATTTTCACTAGTTCATAACGTAATGTGTGCGATAAGAGTGCACTGCAATCCAAGGCTAGTCGGCCTCACCGTTCGTGACAGTGAGGGGTTCCTCCTCTTCGTTATAGTCCAACGAAAGCACGGAGCCCCTTCTCCTTTTGCCCACGGGTGTGTCGCTACACTCACTGCCTGAATAAGTCCGTTTGTCTGCGGGTGAGGACACCCGGTTGCCGTTCACTGTAGCAGTTGAAGCTCGCAATTCCTGCTGTAGGAATAGCACTGTACTCTGCATCCCCTCCACATCTTCGTCTAGTTCCTGCAGGAATTCATCCAGTTCTGGAATGTTATAAATGGGTTTGTATATTTGTGTTTAAAAATGgtgtattttgaatttatataagAAATAAACATGTCTCCAAGAACCTCTTAAGTGTTCCAGCTTTTATACTGCCTCACTCTctaaataaacattatattGCCTCGCAGAAAATATTGTAgtggtatgagtgacagagtctacgaagccgaaatctctttcttaagtttgatgtacaatatttcctgcacTGTACTTGTAAATTATATATTAACTCCACCTAGAGAGCAGAATGAAAACTAAGGTTTTCACATAAAACTCCAATGCCCGCGCAATAATACAGCCTGGTCATGTAGGCAGCGAGAAACTGCCGAACATGAGGACGCGATCTGACTAAAGGCTCATAGTTCATACCACAAATGGCTAAGTTGAGATGACCCCTTGTCAAAACTCCTCAGCTTTTACAACTGAAACCagtatccatacttaatattataaatgcgaaagtgtgtctgtctgctacgttttcacggcccaaccgctgaaccgattttaatgaaattaggtagacatgagatacatcccggggaaggacataggctactttttatcccggaaaatcaaagagttcctacgggatttaaaaaaatcgaaatccacgcaaacaaaggcatgggcatcctctagtactaaataagtaatataaacACACACACCTGATTGTGACTTTTTTACTTCTTCGCTAAAACTCTTTTGTAAGGCCAGATCGCCCTCGAGCTTCGCTATCCGGCCGCTCGACGTCATCCGGCCTAACTCCTCATTCTCCTGATGCAGGAGCCTGCATTTGGCCATCAGCTTCTTCCCTGTATTTGAATCGGGCGTGAACTTCCACGCCGCGAGTTCGTTTTGTGTTTCTTCTAACCTAGCTTTAGTTGAAGTTAACTCCTGCTTCAACCTGAGTATTAGCATGTTCACCGCAGGGTCCAATAGAGACGGTCTGCCGTTGAGACTCGCGTGTGatgattttaattcagttattTGACTCTGAAACATAAAGTTGGTTAATATTAGTGATGTAACTTTATTtgactactagctgatgcccgcagcttcgcccgcgtggatttaggtttctaaaaatcccatgggaacttttgatttctcaggacaatgtcgcaaagtttttctatcgattaaaaaaaaattacgcaaatcggttcagaaatctcggatatttcagtgtacgtaggtagaaaaacataactccctttttgaaagttggttaaaaaagtagcctatgttacgccctggtcaatcctctatttgtctgtgaaaatcccgtcaaaatcggttcagccgttccgaagattagccttttcaaacagacagacagacagacagacaaaaattttaaaaccggatgattcagttatggtatcgttcaaataaccatatgagcttaatatgaggtagttatttcgaaattacagacagacacttcaatattatttattagtatagattactgtGGATCTACCACTATcagtaaatcataaaaattatgcTCACTATGCTCAAGTCTAGCTCTATTTGCATTATTAACTACAGATAAAAACAATATCTCACTCTTTTTCatgattttgatttatattttgcTAGAGGATAcctgcggcttcgcccgtgtggatttcatttttttttaatcctgtaggaactctttgattttccgggataaaaagtagacctttttatcccggaagaagTAGACCAGTTAATAacatactattatactatatatagctcgattaccactcactgactcattgacataattgttctcctagaaggagacggaaaatgatatagtgatgtaggggagttgtgtttggtttccaaaaccctctggggaaaaattatgacatttcggaaaaacaagatggcggccgatgtgatttttgcagctcctttgttttttaagggactccgttcaaactcgcaattatcaaagaatgtagtaaacggttaagagaatatgtgaaaaaaattggaaaaacaagatggcggccgagccgtagcgttttaaaatttttgatttttcgaccccgaaccgcggcgccacagatccgatacggagtgatcgaggataattatttttttttgtttcgcccatgattatcctgtattttgacagaacgggagtggtttttaaaaattcaagatggcggctgtcatggcggccgttttgttcgaggtacgaaaaaacgcaattttaaaagttaaatatctcaaagttggcaacatcggagcgattcggcttctatcaagcgattatacgtataggctcgaggtatagattggaggaaaaaaattaccccatttttagggaaatttcaagattttcgggaaattgtaaaaaatcgaaatacggacttttcgcaaaatacgagtatgagcgattatgtgttttgctcgtacaaatgacatttgggtatttttgtcgccggagactggcaacactggaatttatcaaagtaaaagtgattttcgacacagtctttttcacggtatcccctttcgcgtgggtgcgagcgagaggaaagattgaaacgtcatcggaagcggtatatcctgtagttaataggaaaattatgaaaccgtgtaaaatctttctgtgaaacgagttggcggccattttgtatttttctttacttttcgaaattttgatcacgtttttgaggcagttggcaacattttggaaagtcagaatgtatgaatcgattgtgtatctcggctggcagtatgaagatatgcaaccggtgttgccacttttggggagattttcgagattttcaactaagaaactcctgtaaaattttgtatgaaaaatttttttttcactgatggtgtcgtatagaaaacaaaaacttagtaagccaaaattatggagagagctgatgattgaggatatcggagacgggtgaagggcccgcttaaggtattgaggataggtggggggtgctcgagcaaatgtcattcatgacatcatccaattgccaaaaagctgaaaaaaatttcaaaatggcgaagaaaagatggccgccatacaaatttcgccggtgtccagctcggagggtataaaagatggaagtgtggtttctgggaagaagatgatcaggatctgaaggtctactcgataattagaaaaaaaaatcaaaatggcggatttttttttcccatagaaaatgtatggcgaatattgaatgtctcattctcctagaaagagccggaaaacgatacaataatgtaggggagatgtgttcgggtgggggaggcgagtagggaaaaattatgacatttcagaaaaacaagatggcgaccgacgtgatttttgcaactctattgttttccaaccgatttcgctgaaactcgcaatctttgaagaatgtagtaaacgattaatagaaaaagtggaaaattttgaaaaaaacaagatggccgccgtacaaatttcgtcggtgtctatctcggaggctataaaagatggaagagtggtttcttggcaaaagatgatcaggatccgaaggtctactcggtgaaacaaactctgcatgctcgcggaccactttagtggtccgcgcacccacgcaccctactttattaacctcgactaccccgtatttacaaaaaatgatatggatgtcgtttttagagttttccagggtgctggttttgataacgacattccttttcaaattcaagatggcgaacatgcacttttaagaaaaaatctgatatgggtgtcgttttataggtattgcagagtgaattgcgtatcttaataaataaattctgtttaatacaatatagtaaaacctaaccacgtcacgcgagctgctttagcagctcgcgcaccgagcgaaacactagttatactatatatagctcgattaccactcactgactcactgactcattgacataattgttctcctagaaagagacggaaaatgatataatgatgtaggggagttgtgtttggattcgggaaccctctggggaaaaattatgacatttcagaaaaacaagatggcggccgatgtgatttttgcacctccgttgttttccaaccgatttcgttgaattttgcaaactttgaagaaagtagtaaacggttaatagaaaatgtagaaaaaattggaaaaacaagatggcggccgagccgcagcgttttgaaaattttgatttttcgaccccgaaccgcggcgccacagatccgagacggggtagtcgaggataattattttttcgtgtttcgcccacaattatcctgtattttgacagaatgggagtgatttttaaaaattcaagatggcggctgtcatggcggccgttatgttagaggtatgaaaaaacgcaattttaaaagttaaatatctcaaagttggcaacatcggagcgattcggcttctatgaagcgattgtacgtataggctcgaggtatagattggaggaaaaaaattaccccatttttcagggaaatttcaagattttcgggaaattgtaaaaaatcgaaatacgggctttttgaaaaatccgagtatgagcgattacgtgttttgctcgtacaaatgacatttgggtatttttgttgccggagactggcaacactggaatttatcaaagtaaaagtgattttcgacacggtctttttcacggtatcccctttcgcgtgggtgcgagcgagaggaaagattgaaacgtcatcgggcgcggtatatcctgtagttaataggaaaattatgaaaccgtgtaaaatctttctgtgaaacgagttggcggccattttgtatttttttttatttttcgaaattttgaccacgtttttgaggcagttggcaacattttggaaagtcagtatgtatgaatcgattgtgtgactcaaccagcagtatcgaaatatgtaaacagtgttgccacatttggggagattttcgagattctccccaaaaactcctcctgtaaaattttgtatgaaatttttttttccactgatggtttcgtatagaaaacaaaaaaaaaatcgaggaaaaatttggaaatagctgatgatcgaggatgtcggagacgggtgaagggtccgctcaaggtattgaagataggtggggggtgctcgaccaaatgtcattcatgacatcatccaattgccaaaaagctgaaaaaaaattcaaaatggcgaagaaaagatggccgccatacaaatttcgccggcgtccagctcggagggtataaaagatggaggtgcggtttcttggcaaaagaggatcaggatccaaaggtttactcgatgaatagaaaaaaaaatcaaaatggcggaatttatttttccatacattttgtatggcgaatattgaatgcctcattctcctagaaagagacggataacgatacgataatgtaggggagatatgttttggtgcgcaatatgagtagggaaaaattatgacatttcagaaaaacaagatggcggcctatatgatttttgcaactcttttgttttccaaccgatttcgttgaaactcgcaatctttgaagaatgtagtaaacgattaatagaaaaagtggaaaattttggaaaaacaagatggccgccgtacaaatttcgtaggtgtctatctcggaggctataaaagatggaagagtggtttcttggcaaaagatgatcagggtccgaaggtctactcggtgaaacaaactctgcatgctcgcggaccactttagtggtccgcgcacccacgcaccctactaaattattatcctaatttacaaaaaaataatatggatatcgttttcagggttttccagggtgctgattttgataatgacatttattttcaaatccaagatggcggacttacattttctacaaaagatagaaatgcctgtcattttatgggggttttcggggtgaattatgtatcttaataaatcaatttggttttatataataaagttaaccttaccacgtcacgtgagctgctttagcagctcgcgcaccgagcaaaaactagttatactatatatagctcgattaccactcactgactgactcattgacataattgttctcctagaaagagaaggaaaatgatatagtgatgtaggggagttgtgttcggtttcgggaaccctctggggaaaaattatgacatttcggaaaaacaagatggcggccgacgtgatttttgcacctccgttgttttccaaccgatttcgttgaattttgcaaactttgaagaaagtagtaaacggttaatagaaaatgtagaaaaaattggaaaaacaagatggcggccgagccgcagcgttttgaaaattttgatttttcgaccccaaaccgcggcgccacagatccgagacggggtagtcgaggataattattttttcgtgtttcgcccacaattatcctgtattttgacagaatgggagtgatttttaaaaattcaagatggcggctgtcatggcggccgttatgttagaggtatgaaaaaacgcaattttaaaagttaaatatcttaaagttggcaacatcggagcgattcggcttctatcaagcgattgtacgtataggctcgaggtatagattggaggaaaaaaattaccccattttttggggaaatttcaagattttcgggaaattgtaaaaaatcgaaatacgggctttttgaaaaatccgagtatgagcgattacgtgttttgctcgtataaatgacatttgggtatttttgttgccggagactggcaacactggaatttatcaaagtaaaagtgattttcgacacggtctttttcacggtatcccctttcgcgtgggtgcgagcgagaggaaagattgaaacgtcatcgggcgcggtatatcctgtagttaataggaaaattatgaaaccgtgtaaaatctttctgtgaaacgagttggcggccattttgtatttttttttatttttcgaaattttgaccacgtttttgaggcagttggcaacattttggaaagtcgacatatatcaatcgattgtgtgactcaaccagcagtatcaaaatatgtaaacagtgttgccacatttggggagattttcgagattctccccaaaaactcctcctgtaaaattttgtatgaatttttttttcttactgatggtttcgtatagaaaacaaaaaaaaaatcgaggaaaaatttggaaatagctgatgatcgaggatgtcggagacgggtgaagggtccgctcaaggtattgaagataggtggggggtgctcgaccaaatgtcattcatgacgtcatccaattgccaaaaagctgaaaaaaaattcaaaatggcgaagaaaaaatcgccgccatacaaattttgccggtctccagctcggagggtatcaaaaatggaagtgtggtttcttggcaaaagaggatcaggatccgaaggtctactcgatgaacagaaaaaaaaatcaaaatggcggaatttaattttccatacattttgtatggcgaatattgaatgcctcattctcctagaaagagacagaaaacgatacattgatgtatgggagatatgtttggatgcgcgatatgagtaggggaaaattatgacatttcagaaaaacaagatggcggcctatatgatttttgcaactcttttgttttccaaccgatttcgctgaaactcgcaatctttgaagaatgtagtaaacgattaataaaaaaaatggaaaattttagaaaaacaagatggccgccgtacaaatttcgtcggtgtatatctcggaggctataaaagatggaagagtggtttcttggcaaaagatgatcaggatctgaaggtctaattgtgaaacaatttctgtatgctcgcggaccactttagtggtccgcgcacccacgcaccctactaaattattatcctcaactactctgtttttaaaaataataatatgaaggtcgttttcagggttttctagggtgctgattttgattatgacattcattttcaaatccaagatggcgtacttacattttttagaaaaaatagaaatgggtgtcattttatgggtttttcggggtgaattgtgtatcttaataaataaatttggttttatataataaagttaacctaaccacgtcacgcgagctgctttagcagctcgcgcaccg comes from Maniola jurtina chromosome 17, ilManJurt1.1, whole genome shotgun sequence and encodes:
- the LOC123873950 gene encoding pre-mRNA-splicing regulator female-lethal(2)D, with amino-acid sequence MSEESERHGESASDASGGGAASVARVVLTSPQLDAATAESLRAAWRTQDSYIDHLETLNKQLEGSLEKAKEIEDRIKQQYTESQHREKILVRRLAAKEQEIQDYVSQITELKSSHASLNGRPSLLDPAVNMLILRLKQELTSTKARLEETQNELAAWKFTPDSNTGKKLMAKCRLLHQENEELGRMTSSGRIAKLEGDLALQKSFSEEVKKSQSELDEFLQELDEDVEGMQSTVLFLQQELRASTATVNGNRVSSPADKRTYSGSECSDTPVGKRRRGSVLSLDYNEEEEPLTVTNGEAD